From the genome of Cyanobacterium sp. T60_A2020_053:
GATTCCATTGGTTAAATCACCATCCCCCCAAACTTGTGTAGTGGATTGGGTGGGATTGGCTAAGTCTGCTTCGTAACCGTCTTCCCAATGATCGTAATAAATAATTGTGCCTTCTGCTACCACACCCACAGAAATAACTGATTTGATGATAGCATCATTGGGTACATTAGCTGGATTGATGGAATCGAAGGTTGTCAGCAATGAGCTGAGCCTTCAGGGAGGGGAATAAAATATTCTTGAGTAATGTTTGCCATAGTGATAACAATTATAAATTTATATATATGCCTTAATTCTATACTTTTTTTTGAAAAGAAATATATTTTTTCTGTAAATTTATTTAGGTGTTTTTGTGAAGTATCTCAGTATTTCTAACTAATCGGTTTTCCGTTGTTGTTGAGAATTGTTAAGATGCCCTCACCCCCAACCCCTCTCCCATAGGAGAGGGGAGCAGGAGATGTGGAGTGTGGAGGGGGAGGGCGCTGGGAAACTATAGTATAATTTGGGTTAACAGAGATTAATCACCAAAACAGTTTAATATAAAATTTCAAGTAATATTTAGTTTTGATACAGAATATGATGGGTATATTGCAGAAGTTCCTCGATTGCCGGGTTGTGTTAGTCAAGGAAAAACTATGGATGAAGCAATCGTCAATATCAAAGATGCCATTCAAGGATATTCATATGTACAACAAAAACACCTAAATATAGAAGGATTCAGACTATTTTTTTTAACCGGGTGAGAAAATCCCACCCTATTGACTTAGAAATTACCAGTTAAGGCTTCCTTGCACCTATCGCAAATCAAAGGTTCATCGCTAAAACTTCCCACTGTGGTAGGATAATTCCAGCAACGCTCACATTTATGACCCCCAGCGCCCTCCACCGCTACTTTGAGAGTAGTATCATTAAACAATATTAGTAAACATTTCTAATTGTTGATAAGGATTACAATTAGTTTCTTCCTGACCTGATAAATTAGATACATCTGTAAAATTAGTATTGTAGTTTGTAATTATAGCTTCCGTTATTGAGTTTCTATTAGTTTCTTTTCCACCTACAAAGTAAAAATGATCATAAGTAATGATATTAAATTTAGACCATAATT
Proteins encoded in this window:
- a CDS encoding type II toxin-antitoxin system HicB family antitoxin, whose amino-acid sequence is MKFQVIFSFDTEYDGYIAEVPRLPGCVSQGKTMDEAIVNIKDAIQGYSYVQQKHLNIEGFRLFFLTG